In Rhodobacter xanthinilyticus, a single window of DNA contains:
- a CDS encoding strawberry notch family protein: MNSLSPAAGPAASISPATAILVAARLLLPHLERGTRIDAAILRAAMETAFGASDASGVWDWKSAYEACEVATVLFLRKYGPALFRKAVSMEARLAQLTKIKALMPTQTRRSEDSQSFQQFSTPIPLGLAALAAARITPADVLLEPSAGTGLMAILAETLGGRLILNELAATRADLLSALFPAAILSRVDAAQIDDYLDAGLVPSVVVMNPPFSALAHVAGRNTEAAFRHVASALARLAPGGRLVAITGSGFGSEAPNWREAFIRLQASGRVVFSAAIDGSVYARHGTTIETRLTVIDKQPAENPAACPASPGTAPDVATLLQWIATQVPERLPVSLPQATAPVGRSLSSPVRGACGRALRPTRPVPTQGRDPEAVELAYDAIEWTPPEGGRLSDAIYEPYALQAIRIPGAEPHPTRLVQSAAMASVAPPRPTYRPLLPSDIRARLSEAQLETVIYAGEAHAGHLTGFWTVDATFDTVSAARDAAEGAVQFRRGFMLGDGTGAGKGRQSAGILLDNWLRGRRKALWISKSDKLIEDAQRDWQALGQERLLITPLARFAQGKPITLAEGILFTTYATLRSDDRGEKVSRVRQIVDWLGRDFDGVIIFDESHAMQNAGGGKGERGDVAASQQGRAGLRLQHALPEARIVYVSATGATAVHNLAYAQRLGLWGGEDFPFATRAEFVAAIEAGGVAAMEVLARDLRALGLYTARSLSYEGVEYDLLEHPLSPEQRRIYDAYAGAFAVIHNNLDAAMEAANITGREGTLNRQAKSAARSAFESTKQRFFGHLLTSMKTPTLLRAIEGDLAAGHASVVQIVSTGEALMERRLAEIPTEEWNDLNTDLSPREHVLSYLQHSFPVQLHEPFTDGEGNLSSRPVFRDGQPVECREAVARRDALIEQLAGLPAVPGALDQIIQHFGTDQVAEVTGRSRRITRKGEGRDARLAVENRAASANLAETAAFMEDRKRILVFSDAGGTGRSYHADLGARNQRLRVHYLLEPGWKADAAIQGLGRTNRTNQAQPPLFRPIASDVKAEKRFLSTIARRLDTLGAITRGQRQTGGQGLFRPEDNLESAYARDALRQLYQLIVKGKVEGCTLEAFEAATGLKLMDATGLKDDLPPIATFLNRLLALPIALQGTLFAAFEQLLEARIAGAMASGSYDMGLETLRAESFRVIDRQVIHTHPGTGAETRLLTIAERRRNQPVTREAALAELSDPRARLLINERSGRAAVQIPTTSIMLDDGEIERRVRLIRPMEAQAVPLRLMGETHWVEADVTRFGAAWDAECAGVPEFTESTLHMVTGLLLPIWKRLPPDSTRVYRLQADDGERIIGRRVSPAWAATAFVTGTVASLTPEAAHAALMEGRTILDLAEGLQLRRARVMGVQRIELLGFTEAMRERLRAYGLFTEIIAWKLRFFVPVDASGIEVLGKLFARFPIERIGAREAA, from the coding sequence ATGAACAGCCTTTCCCCCGCGGCCGGTCCGGCCGCATCGATTTCGCCTGCTACGGCCATCCTGGTCGCTGCCCGGCTTCTGCTTCCCCATCTCGAGCGGGGCACACGGATCGACGCTGCGATCCTGCGCGCGGCCATGGAAACCGCCTTCGGGGCCTCGGACGCCTCCGGCGTCTGGGACTGGAAATCCGCCTATGAGGCCTGCGAGGTCGCCACGGTCCTGTTCCTGCGCAAGTATGGCCCTGCGCTGTTCCGCAAGGCCGTCAGCATGGAGGCCCGTCTGGCGCAGCTCACGAAAATCAAGGCCCTGATGCCCACCCAGACCCGCCGCTCGGAGGACAGCCAGAGTTTTCAGCAGTTCAGCACACCGATCCCGCTCGGCCTTGCGGCGCTGGCTGCGGCTCGCATCACCCCGGCGGATGTCTTGCTTGAACCCTCGGCAGGAACCGGCCTGATGGCCATACTCGCCGAAACACTGGGCGGTAGACTGATCCTCAACGAACTCGCGGCGACGCGCGCCGATCTCCTCTCCGCCCTCTTTCCGGCCGCGATCCTCTCGCGCGTCGATGCGGCACAGATCGATGACTATCTGGATGCGGGGCTTGTGCCCTCCGTCGTCGTGATGAACCCGCCGTTCTCGGCCTTGGCCCATGTCGCCGGGCGCAACACGGAGGCCGCCTTCCGACACGTCGCCTCGGCGCTGGCGCGTCTTGCGCCCGGCGGGCGGCTGGTCGCTATCACCGGGTCGGGTTTCGGGTCCGAGGCTCCGAACTGGCGCGAGGCCTTCATCCGGCTGCAGGCGAGCGGTCGGGTGGTCTTCTCCGCCGCGATCGACGGGTCGGTCTATGCGCGGCATGGCACGACGATCGAGACACGGCTGACCGTGATCGACAAGCAGCCCGCCGAGAACCCTGCCGCCTGTCCGGCCTCGCCGGGCACTGCGCCGGATGTGGCAACGCTTCTCCAATGGATCGCGACGCAAGTGCCCGAACGTCTGCCGGTGTCCCTGCCGCAGGCGACCGCTCCAGTTGGCCGCTCCCTGTCGTCGCCAGTCCGCGGGGCGTGTGGTCGGGCGCTCCGCCCGACACGTCCCGTGCCGACGCAAGGCAGGGACCCCGAAGCTGTCGAGCTTGCCTACGACGCCATCGAATGGACGCCGCCCGAAGGTGGACGCCTGTCCGATGCCATCTACGAGCCCTATGCGCTGCAAGCGATCCGGATCCCCGGCGCGGAACCGCATCCGACCCGGCTGGTGCAATCGGCCGCCATGGCCTCGGTCGCCCCGCCGCGCCCGACCTATCGGCCCCTGTTGCCCTCCGACATCCGCGCCCGCCTGTCCGAGGCGCAGCTCGAGACCGTGATCTATGCGGGCGAGGCCCATGCCGGTCATCTGACCGGGTTTTGGACGGTCGATGCCACCTTCGACACGGTGAGTGCTGCCCGGGATGCCGCCGAGGGAGCAGTCCAGTTCCGGCGCGGCTTCATGTTGGGCGACGGCACCGGGGCAGGGAAGGGGCGGCAATCGGCCGGGATCCTCCTCGACAACTGGCTGCGCGGGCGGCGCAAGGCCCTCTGGATCAGCAAATCCGATAAGCTGATCGAGGATGCGCAGCGCGACTGGCAAGCGCTCGGCCAGGAGCGGCTTCTGATCACGCCACTTGCGCGCTTTGCCCAGGGCAAGCCGATCACGCTGGCCGAAGGCATCCTGTTCACCACCTATGCCACGCTGCGCTCCGACGATCGGGGTGAGAAGGTTTCGCGGGTGCGCCAGATCGTCGATTGGTTGGGCCGCGACTTCGACGGGGTCATCATCTTCGACGAGAGCCATGCCATGCAGAATGCCGGGGGCGGGAAGGGCGAACGCGGCGATGTCGCCGCCTCACAGCAAGGCCGGGCGGGGCTTCGGCTGCAGCATGCGCTGCCCGAGGCGCGCATCGTCTATGTCTCGGCCACCGGGGCGACGGCTGTGCACAACCTCGCCTATGCGCAGCGCCTCGGGCTCTGGGGTGGCGAGGATTTCCCCTTCGCCACCCGCGCCGAATTCGTCGCGGCCATCGAGGCGGGCGGCGTGGCGGCCATGGAGGTTCTGGCCCGCGACCTGCGGGCGCTCGGCCTCTATACCGCGCGGTCCCTGTCCTACGAGGGCGTGGAATACGACCTTCTGGAACATCCGCTCAGCCCGGAGCAGCGCCGCATCTACGATGCCTATGCCGGGGCTTTTGCCGTCATTCACAACAACCTCGATGCGGCGATGGAGGCGGCCAACATCACCGGGCGCGAGGGAACACTGAACCGGCAGGCGAAATCCGCCGCCCGCTCGGCCTTCGAAAGCACCAAGCAGCGGTTCTTCGGCCATCTCCTGACCTCGATGAAGACCCCGACGCTTCTGCGGGCAATTGAAGGGGACCTTGCGGCGGGCCATGCCAGCGTCGTGCAGATCGTCTCCACCGGCGAGGCGCTGATGGAACGGCGTTTGGCAGAGATCCCGACCGAGGAGTGGAATGACCTGAATACGGATTTGTCGCCGCGTGAGCATGTCCTGTCCTACTTGCAGCATTCCTTCCCGGTTCAGCTGCATGAGCCCTTCACCGACGGGGAGGGCAACCTCTCGTCGCGCCCTGTGTTCCGCGATGGCCAGCCCGTGGAATGCCGCGAAGCCGTTGCCCGGCGCGACGCCCTGATCGAACAGCTTGCGGGTCTCCCGGCGGTGCCGGGCGCGCTCGACCAGATCATCCAGCATTTCGGGACGGATCAGGTCGCCGAGGTGACGGGACGGTCCCGGCGGATCACCCGCAAGGGCGAGGGGCGGGATGCGCGCCTGGCCGTCGAGAACCGCGCCGCTTCGGCCAACCTGGCCGAGACCGCAGCCTTCATGGAGGACCGCAAGCGGATCCTCGTGTTCAGCGATGCGGGCGGCACGGGGCGGAGCTACCACGCCGATCTTGGCGCGAGGAACCAGCGGTTGCGGGTCCATTACCTGCTGGAGCCGGGCTGGAAGGCCGATGCGGCGATCCAGGGCCTTGGCCGCACGAACCGGACCAATCAGGCGCAGCCGCCGCTCTTCCGGCCCATTGCGAGTGATGTGAAGGCCGAGAAACGCTTCCTCTCGACCATCGCCCGCCGCCTCGACACGCTGGGCGCGATCACCCGCGGCCAGCGCCAGACCGGCGGACAGGGCCTGTTCCGGCCCGAGGACAATCTGGAATCGGCCTATGCCCGCGATGCGCTGCGCCAGCTCTACCAGCTGATCGTAAAGGGCAAGGTGGAGGGCTGCACGCTCGAGGCTTTTGAGGCCGCGACCGGGCTGAAGCTGATGGATGCGACAGGCCTCAAGGACGATCTGCCGCCGATCGCCACCTTCCTCAACCGTCTGCTGGCCCTGCCTATCGCGTTGCAGGGCACTCTTTTCGCCGCCTTCGAGCAGCTTCTTGAGGCGCGGATCGCGGGGGCCATGGCCTCGGGCAGCTACGACATGGGGCTCGAAACCCTGCGTGCCGAGAGCTTCCGGGTCATCGACCGCCAGGTGATCCACACCCATCCCGGCACCGGCGCCGAAACCCGGCTTCTGACCATTGCGGAACGCAGGCGGAACCAGCCTGTCACCCGCGAGGCGGCGCTGGCCGAACTCTCCGATCCGCGGGCGAGGCTCCTCATCAACGAACGCTCGGGCCGGGCTGCGGTGCAGATCCCGACGACCAGCATCATGCTCGACGATGGCGAGATCGAGCGCCGGGTGCGGCTGATCCGGCCCATGGAGGCGCAGGCGGTGCCCTTGCGCCTGATGGGCGAGACCCATTGGGTCGAGGCCGACGTGACCCGCTTTGGTGCGGCCTGGGATGCGGAATGCGCGGGCGTGCCGGAGTTCACCGAAAGCACGCTCCATATGGTGACGGGGCTTCTCTTGCCGATCTGGAAGCGCCTGCCACCGGACTCGACCCGCGTCTATCGCCTGCAGGCCGACGATGGCGAACGGATCATAGGCCGCCGCGTGTCGCCCGCTTGGGCCGCGACGGCCTTTGTCACCGGGACGGTGGCGAGCCTGACGCCCGAGGCCGCCCATGCCGCGCTGATGGAGGGGCGCACCATCCTTGATCTCGCCGAGGGGCTGCAACTCCGTCGCGCGCGGGTCATGGGTGTGCAGCGCATCGAGCTCTTGGGCTTCACCGAGGCGATGCGCGAGCGGCTGCGCGCCTATGGTCTCTTCACCGAGATCATCGCCTGGAAGCTGCGCTTCTTCGTGCCCGTCGACGCCAGCGGCATCGAGGTGCTCGGAAAGCTCTTTGCGCGGTTCCCGATCGAGCGGATCGGTGCGCGGGAGGCGGCCTGA
- a CDS encoding antitoxin of toxin-antitoxin stability system gives MPEVIETTVYRLDELSEAAKEKARAWYREGGFDYDWYDAVYEDFQSIAEILGIRFRTRTVRLMGGGPRQDPCIWFRGFWSQGDGACYEGVWRYASGAAARLRAHAPQDAVLHGIADRLQAIQRRNFFQLRAEITHHGHYSHEYSMRISVERDSPTEQDMTPDAGDIVTEALRDLARWLYRQLEREYEYLTSDEAVDESLRANDYTFTEAGRRFG, from the coding sequence ATGCCTGAAGTGATCGAAACCACGGTCTATCGCCTCGATGAGCTGTCCGAGGCGGCGAAGGAAAAGGCCCGCGCCTGGTATCGCGAGGGCGGCTTCGATTACGACTGGTACGATGCCGTCTACGAGGATTTCCAGAGTATCGCCGAAATCCTCGGCATCCGCTTCCGCACCCGGACCGTCCGTCTGATGGGGGGCGGCCCGCGGCAGGACCCCTGCATCTGGTTCCGGGGCTTCTGGTCGCAAGGCGACGGCGCCTGCTACGAAGGGGTCTGGCGATACGCCAGTGGGGCAGCGGCCCGTCTGCGAGCCCATGCCCCTCAGGACGCCGTGCTGCACGGCATCGCGGACCGGCTGCAGGCGATCCAGCGGCGCAACTTCTTCCAGCTGCGCGCCGAGATCACCCATCACGGGCATTACTCCCACGAATACAGCATGCGCATCAGTGTCGAACGCGACAGCCCGACCGAACAGGACATGACGCCCGATGCCGGGGACATCGTCACCGAGGCGCTGCGGGACCTCGCCCGCTGGCTCTACCGGCAGCTCGAGCGGGAATACGAGTATCTGACCTCGGACGAGGCGGTCGACGAGAGCCTGCGCGCCAATGACTATACCTTCACCGAAGCCGGTCGCCGCTTCGGTTGA
- a CDS encoding DUF7146 domain-containing protein: MTRLTATDLAERLGRQAEAVCRHYLSNGRKQGNYWLVGDVRNTPGRSMFVRLTGRASGKGAAGKWVDAASSEHGDLLDVIRESLGLMEFAEIAEEARRFLSLPQEVQAAPGYPSRHTAGPSGSTGAAQRLWRMARPVAGSLAETYLRGRGIADLQNADPLRFLPDCYWRPESGGATETWPALIAAVTDLEGTVTGAHRTWLARDGRQKAPLDPPRKAMGTLLGHGVRFGRAQDILAAGEGIETVLSLRQALPGLPMVAALSAGHLTAVLFPAQLRRLYVVCDNDPAGRIAREALVARANEAGVEALALSPMLGDFNDDLVVRGRDALRAWVRPQLAPEDVSRFMGPMQVP, translated from the coding sequence ATGACCCGGCTCACCGCCACCGATCTGGCAGAGCGTCTTGGCCGACAGGCCGAGGCGGTCTGTCGTCACTACCTGTCGAATGGGCGCAAGCAGGGCAACTACTGGCTGGTCGGCGATGTGCGCAACACGCCGGGTCGGTCTATGTTCGTCCGGCTGACCGGCCGCGCATCGGGCAAGGGGGCCGCCGGAAAATGGGTCGATGCGGCCAGTTCCGAACATGGTGACCTTCTGGACGTCATCCGCGAAAGCCTCGGACTGATGGAGTTTGCCGAGATCGCTGAGGAAGCGCGCCGGTTTCTCAGCCTGCCGCAGGAGGTGCAAGCCGCACCGGGCTACCCTTCGCGGCACACCGCGGGACCATCCGGCTCGACAGGCGCGGCGCAACGGCTCTGGCGCATGGCCCGGCCCGTCGCGGGCAGCCTCGCCGAAACCTATCTGCGCGGGCGTGGCATCGCGGATCTGCAGAACGCCGATCCGTTGCGCTTTCTTCCCGATTGCTACTGGCGGCCCGAGAGCGGGGGGGCGACCGAGACCTGGCCCGCGCTGATTGCCGCCGTCACCGATCTCGAAGGGACGGTCACCGGCGCGCATCGTACCTGGCTTGCACGGGATGGCAGACAGAAGGCGCCTCTCGATCCGCCGCGCAAGGCCATGGGCACGCTTCTCGGGCACGGCGTCCGGTTCGGCCGCGCGCAGGATATCCTGGCAGCGGGCGAGGGCATCGAGACGGTCCTGTCGCTGCGCCAGGCCTTGCCCGGACTGCCGATGGTCGCAGCCCTGTCGGCAGGCCACCTGACAGCCGTCCTGTTCCCGGCGCAGCTGCGCAGGCTCTATGTCGTCTGCGACAACGATCCGGCAGGACGGATCGCGCGAGAGGCGCTGGTCGCCCGGGCCAACGAGGCCGGGGTCGAGGCGCTGGCACTCTCGCCGATGCTGGGGGATTTCAACGACGATCTCGTTGTTCGCGGGCGGGATGCGCTCCGGGCCTGGGTCCGGCCACAACTCGCCCCGGAGGACGTGAGCCGGTTCATGGGTCCGATGCAGGTGCCGTGA
- a CDS encoding ParB/RepB/Spo0J family partition protein, which translates to MASAIHKITLSSSRDIPFNKLVLSQANVRRVKAGVSVEELAESIARRGLIQSLHVRPVLDADGQETGLFEVPAGGRRFRALELLVRQKRLAKTAPVPCVLSEAQTGILIDELSLAENIERAPLHPLDQFRAFQAMRDKGMTEDAIAAAFFVDAKVVKQRLRLASVSPALLDVYADDGMTLEQLMAFTVSEDHARQEQVWEAIRNGWQKEPYHIRRLLTETTVRASDKRALFVGIDAYEAAGGSVLRDLFQQDDGGWLQDSVLLDRLVGEKLKAEAETIAAEGWKWIEVAVNFPYGHLQGLRQLAGTTVDLTDDERATREALRDEYDRLEAEYAEAEELPDDIDQRLGEIEAALEAFDSRPMVYAPGQMAKAGAFVSIDSDGRLRVERGYVRPEDETVAEPEGEEADGAEGYLPAGAEPSQPTRAVITIGGAAVEGDDEEDGADAIRPLPDRLVTELTAHRTLALRDAVAKSPHVALTALLHRLVSDSFLRQSGRGCLEAQVREVHFPAQAEDLRDSASALAIAERHERWGEHVPADDAALWDWLNALDDASRLELLAHCVSFGVNALYEKPNPYGGMGVSQHGLAQRFAQADRLAQATGLDMVAAGWRPTAGNYLGRVSKPRIIEAVREGAGDRSADLIAHLKKGEMAKEAERLLADTGWLPEPLRQTLPDAGADVDTASGSEGEDLPDFLAGEDDAPAEDEDETQPPVAAE; encoded by the coding sequence ATGGCCTCTGCCATTCACAAGATCACGCTGTCGTCCTCGCGCGACATTCCTTTCAACAAGCTGGTGCTGAGCCAGGCGAACGTCCGGCGCGTCAAGGCCGGGGTCTCGGTCGAGGAACTGGCCGAGTCGATCGCCCGGCGCGGGCTGATCCAGTCCCTGCATGTCCGGCCCGTCCTTGACGCCGATGGTCAGGAAACCGGCCTCTTCGAGGTGCCTGCAGGCGGGCGCCGCTTCCGGGCGCTGGAGCTTCTGGTCAGGCAAAAGCGCCTCGCCAAGACCGCGCCCGTGCCCTGCGTCCTGTCCGAGGCGCAGACCGGCATCCTGATCGACGAGCTGTCGCTGGCCGAGAACATCGAGCGTGCACCGCTGCATCCGCTCGATCAGTTCCGCGCCTTCCAGGCCATGCGCGACAAGGGCATGACCGAGGACGCGATCGCCGCGGCCTTCTTCGTGGATGCCAAGGTGGTGAAGCAGCGCCTGCGCCTCGCGTCGGTCTCGCCCGCGCTGCTCGATGTCTATGCCGATGACGGCATGACGCTCGAGCAACTAATGGCCTTCACGGTCTCGGAGGATCACGCCCGGCAGGAGCAAGTCTGGGAGGCGATCCGGAACGGCTGGCAGAAGGAGCCCTATCACATCCGCCGCCTTCTGACCGAAACCACGGTGCGCGCCTCGGACAAGCGGGCCCTGTTCGTCGGCATCGACGCGTACGAAGCGGCGGGCGGCTCTGTCCTGCGCGATCTGTTCCAGCAGGACGACGGCGGTTGGCTGCAGGACTCGGTCCTGCTCGACCGTCTCGTCGGCGAGAAGCTGAAGGCCGAGGCCGAGACCATTGCCGCCGAGGGCTGGAAGTGGATCGAGGTCGCCGTGAACTTCCCCTACGGCCATCTGCAGGGGCTGCGGCAACTGGCGGGAACGACGGTCGACCTGACAGATGATGAGCGCGCGACGCGCGAGGCGCTGCGCGACGAATACGACCGGCTGGAAGCCGAGTATGCCGAGGCGGAGGAGCTGCCCGATGACATCGACCAGCGGCTCGGCGAAATCGAGGCGGCGCTCGAGGCCTTCGACAGCCGCCCGATGGTTTATGCCCCCGGTCAGATGGCAAAGGCGGGTGCCTTTGTCAGCATCGACTCCGACGGTCGGCTGCGCGTCGAGCGAGGGTATGTCCGGCCCGAGGACGAGACGGTCGCGGAACCCGAGGGTGAGGAGGCCGATGGGGCAGAGGGGTATTTGCCCGCAGGGGCTGAACCAAGCCAGCCGACGCGGGCTGTCATCACCATCGGCGGCGCGGCCGTGGAGGGCGACGACGAAGAGGATGGGGCGGACGCGATCCGGCCCTTGCCGGATCGGCTTGTTACCGAACTGACCGCCCATCGCACCCTCGCCTTGCGGGATGCCGTGGCGAAATCCCCGCATGTCGCCCTGACCGCGCTTCTGCATCGGCTGGTCTCGGACAGCTTCCTTCGGCAGTCGGGAAGGGGCTGCCTCGAGGCGCAGGTCCGCGAGGTGCATTTCCCGGCGCAGGCCGAGGATCTGCGCGACAGCGCCTCGGCGCTTGCGATCGCCGAGCGGCATGAGCGCTGGGGCGAGCACGTGCCGGCCGACGATGCGGCGCTGTGGGACTGGCTCAACGCCCTCGACGACGCATCGCGTTTGGAGCTTCTGGCGCATTGCGTGAGCTTCGGGGTCAACGCGCTCTACGAGAAACCGAACCCCTATGGCGGCATGGGGGTGAGCCAGCACGGGCTGGCGCAGCGCTTTGCGCAGGCTGATCGTCTGGCGCAGGCGACGGGCCTCGACATGGTCGCGGCGGGCTGGCGGCCGACGGCCGGGAACTACCTCGGCCGGGTAAGCAAGCCGCGCATCATCGAGGCGGTGCGGGAAGGTGCGGGCGACCGCTCGGCCGATCTGATCGCGCACCTGAAGAAGGGCGAGATGGCCAAGGAGGCCGAGCGCCTGCTGGCGGATACCGGCTGGTTGCCGGAGCCGCTTCGCCAGACGCTTCCGGATGCGGGCGCCGATGTCGACACAGCGTCTGGGTCCGAGGGCGAAGACCTGCCCGACTTTCTCGCGGGTGAGGACGATGCACCGGCCGAAGATGAGGATGAGACGCAGCCCCCCGTTGCTGCCGAGTGA
- a CDS encoding competence protein CoiA family protein: MDSRGYVDIGAPSWERERPPSGSHGPDASRFVRTGEGDLIEICEVNSDDRYAQGPYNCLACGHLMVPALGRTRKHHFKHKAGRPADCHNETYLHQLAKMTLFSVLSEAIRTGQPYWLTRDHPVVCSYYEEAFGLSCTAKSAPYRTDLTTMFDQVAVEAGVDGFIADILLSSSKSDARMLLEIAVTHPCDETKISSGLPIIEIDIQNEDAANRLRDGIDAALRHTRCHNFPSPDTAPHLCTIPCSANGLALLLYKSGKAWYSELGVGTRDEEQILSDPHLIAHAIVDIRLGYPTRSWKMVRDHLGAFLVQQAFENGRTIRSCLVCRNNGGRVNKHDAYCMAKDRKVWMSSSAIGCTDYDPAGDRDEAIHVLGSLGGS; the protein is encoded by the coding sequence ATGGACAGCCGCGGTTACGTTGACATCGGAGCCCCAAGCTGGGAGCGTGAGCGCCCTCCGTCAGGATCTCACGGACCTGACGCCAGCCGCTTTGTACGGACGGGCGAAGGTGATCTGATTGAAATATGTGAGGTCAACTCGGATGACCGCTATGCACAAGGACCCTATAACTGCCTAGCCTGTGGCCATCTGATGGTACCTGCCCTAGGTCGCACACGGAAGCACCATTTCAAGCATAAAGCGGGCCGTCCGGCTGACTGCCACAACGAGACTTACCTGCATCAGCTTGCTAAGATGACGCTTTTTTCTGTCCTGAGCGAGGCCATTCGGACTGGTCAGCCATACTGGTTAACTCGGGACCATCCGGTCGTCTGTTCCTACTATGAGGAAGCATTTGGATTGTCATGCACGGCGAAAAGCGCGCCCTATCGGACGGACCTTACGACGATGTTTGATCAGGTCGCGGTGGAGGCGGGGGTGGATGGCTTCATAGCCGACATCCTGCTGTCCTCAAGCAAGTCCGACGCTCGCATGCTCCTTGAGATCGCAGTGACCCATCCCTGCGATGAGACCAAAATATCAAGCGGCCTTCCGATCATCGAAATTGACATTCAAAACGAGGATGCGGCCAACCGCTTGCGGGATGGCATCGATGCTGCTCTTCGACATACTCGGTGCCACAATTTTCCAAGCCCAGATACAGCGCCGCATCTGTGCACGATTCCCTGCTCGGCGAATGGACTTGCGCTTCTGCTCTATAAAAGCGGGAAAGCCTGGTATTCGGAATTGGGGGTCGGAACACGGGACGAGGAGCAGATCCTCTCCGATCCGCACCTCATAGCCCATGCTATTGTCGATATTAGGCTTGGGTATCCGACAAGGTCGTGGAAAATGGTTCGGGATCATCTGGGTGCTTTCCTGGTCCAGCAAGCCTTTGAGAATGGTCGCACTATCAGGTCTTGCTTGGTTTGCCGGAACAACGGTGGGCGAGTGAACAAACACGACGCCTATTGCATGGCCAAAGACCGCAAGGTCTGGATGTCATCCAGTGCGATCGGGTGTACAGATTATGATCCGGCTGGGGATCGCGACGAAGCAATACATGTACTGGGCAGCTTGGGCGGTTCTTGA